The Streptococcus sp. DTU_2020_1001019_1_SI_AUS_MUR_006 sequence ATTGAGACTTTGGGGATGAAACCTTTGCTTGAAGAGTCAGCCTTCTTATCACTAGGAGACCAGTCAGGCATTGAAAAGTTAGTTTTAGAAGAGTCACCAAGTATGAGGAGCCGTAAGGTTGAAGGGATTAAAAAATTAGCTAAATTACTTGTAAAGGTAGAGAAGCCATCTGAGATTGAAGCACTACTAGCTAGAATGGAAGAAATCCCTCAACTCTATAAGGGAGCTAAGGGATATGCTTTTGAGCTTCTTTCTCCAGAAGGGGATTGTATTCTTATTCATGCCGAAGATAATATCAAGGATTTGAAAAAAGTTGAGGAAGAAGTCACTTTTTCAAAAGATGAGGAACTGAGATATTTAACAGCCTTTGAAATATCGGTGGAAATTAACTTACCAGATAAGACATCAAGCCTACTTGAAAAAGAAGAAATCGAAAATCGACTAGCTTTTAATCAAGCTCAAGGGAGCGATTTACTGGTTGAAAATAATGTAACTTGGGACTTGTCCATGTTAAAATTTCAAGTAGAGAATTTAGATTTGCCGGTATTGCGTCAGAGATTTGAAGAAGCCGGTTACTTTATTCCAAAATCGGAGAAGTTTTTCCTCACTAAGGATACAAACAATATTGAATTGTGGTTTGAAGCAGTATGAAACAAAAAATCATTCAAAAAATAAAGCAACAAATTGAGGCAGGGATTTATCCTGGTGCCTCTTTTGCATATTATCAGGATGGCGTTTGGTCTGACTGGTATCTAGGAGAAGCAAATCCAGAAATTGGTGAGCAGACTCGTGAGGACTTGGTCTATGATTTGGCAAGTGTCAGCAAGGTTGTTGGAGTAGGAACGGTCTTAACCTTCTTGTGGAAGGAAGGTAAGATTGAGCTTGATAACTCCATAAGAGACTATCTTCCAGAAGTAGATTATCCAGACATCACTGTTCGTCAACTCCTAACGCATGCGACAGATTTGGATCCTTTTATCCCAAATAGGGATCAGCTTTCAGAAGACCAGTTGAGGAATGCCATGTATCATTTGAATCGCCGAGAGAAGAGAGCCTTTCTCTACTCGGATGTGCACTTTCTCTTGCTAGGTTTTCTCTTGGAAAACTATTTTGAAAAGGACTTGGATCAGATTTTACAAGAGAAAGTTTTGGAACCTTGGGGAATGAAGGAAACTCAGTTTGGTCCAGTTAGCCGTGCTGTTCCAACGGTCCGTGGACAGAAAGCAGGAGTGGTCCATGATCCTAAGGCTCGTTTGCTTGGAAAGCATGCAGGTAGTGCAGGCTTGTTTTCGACAGTTCATGATTTAAAAATCTTTCTAGAGCATTATTTGCAGGATGATTTTGCTGAAGGATTGAGTCAGAATTTTTCGGATCTGAGTGATAAAGAACGTTCATTAGCATGGAATATAGAAGATGAATGGTTGGACCATACAGGCTATACTGGGACCTTTATCATGTGGAATCGTAAGAAACAAGAGGCAGCAATTTTTCTATCTAACCGAACCTATGAAAAAGATGAGCGTGCCCAGTGGATTTTGGATCGTAATCAGGTCATGGACTTGATTCGAGAGTCAGACTAGGGAGGAAGTATGTCAAAAGCTTTAAAAGGAACTCTTTATACAGTCATTGCAGGTATTGCCTGGGGCTTGTCTGGAACCAGTGGTCAGTACTTGATGGTTCACGGGATTTCAGCCCTCGTTCTGACCAATATCCGTTTGATAATCGCTGGTTTACTCCTGATTCTTCTTGCCTATACTAAATCGAGGGATAAATTTATGGCTTTTCTGAAGGATAAATCAAGCCTGTTTTCTCTCTTGTTATTTTCTTTATTTGGTCTTTTTCTAAATCAATTAGCCTATCTATCAGCTATTCAGGAGACAAATGCTGGGACAGCGACAGTTCTCCAGTATGTCTGTCCAGTTGGAATCCTTGCTTACACTTGTATCAAGGATAAGGTGGCTCCGACGCTTTCAGAAATCATCTCTATGTTTTTAGCTATAGGTGGGACTTTTCTCATTGCAACCCATGGGCAATTGGATCAACTCTCGATGACTCCAGCTGGTCTATTCTGGGGCTTGTTCTCGGCCCTAACCTATGCTCTTTATATCATTTTACCCATAAAATTGATTCAAAAACGGGGGAGCATATTGGTTATTGGTGTTGGAATGACCATCTCTGGTATACTAGCAGTGCCTTTTACAGGGCTTATCGGGGCTAGCATTCCCTTATCTTTTGATACCATTCTAGCTTTTGCCGGCATCATTCTGATTGGAACGGTCTTTGCCTATACAGCCTTCCTCAAGGGAGCTAGTATGATAGGACCAGTCAAGTCTAGCCTTTTGGCTTCGATTGAGCCTATCTCGGCAGTATTTTTTGCCTTCATGATTATGGGAGATATTTTCTATCCGATAGATTTTATTGGAATGGCTATGATTTTATTAGCTGTAACAATTATTTCATTGAAGGATTTAATGTTGGAAAAAAAACATCACTCCGTTTAATGGATTAAAACAGTCTTTGATAAGTCTGTTTTTTTTTAATCTTTCAGCAAGTTGGTTCATATAATTTTTTTATAATCAATCCATATTATTAAAGATAAGGAGGGAATATGAAGTTTCTACAAAGTATTTATCTTGCTAGACCTTGAAAATACTTAAAATAGTTTGATATCTTAATCGTTACTGTTCTAATGTTTGGAGAGTTTATCATTCGTTCTACCCAATAATTTATGGAGAGTTTATCGACTTCAACTCTTGCTAGTGTCGCAGAGACTACGACAAATCTAGCAAGTGATGGGGCAGCTTATTCTAGTAATTTCAATTTTCAATTGATGATGTTAGGGATTACCTTCCTTTATCTTGTGATTCGAAATTATGATTTTAAACAGCTTCCTATACGTTGGAGCTGGTCTGTTTTAATTTGGGTTCCCCTTATCTTTGCTGTAGTTGGGATATTCGGTGATATCATTACAACCCTCAGTGGCGAGTATAATTATTTCAATCCTCAACTAATTCCTTTTATAGACCCTATAGAAATCATTCGAAAATTTATGGCTTTAACGCCGATGGCGATTTGCTATGCTTTACTAAATGGTTTTTATGAAGAATTTTTCTTCTTAGGCTTACTGACTTCAGTCAAAGAAAAACATAAGTGGTTAGTTCTAATTTATTCCGTAATTATCAGGATTTCTTTCCATACCTATCAAGGATTGCTTTGGGCCTTGGTGATTGGGCTTGTTTATGGTCTGTTCTATTATTTCTTGTACAAGTATGTAGTCAAGAATTTACTGCCATTCTTTCTCATGCATGCTCTTGCTGATATGTTTGGTTCCAGTCTCTTGTATCTCTTGATTGCTTGGGGAAATTAAGAAATCAAACTTTTTGACAACAGTCCAATGAGTCACTGTATCAAAGGCTTCTTGTTCATAAAAACGAGGTCGGGATTTTTGGTCCCGACCTCTTGTTGATTCTATATGGATTAGTCTTTGTTTTCGTATGGCAAGATCAAGTTTAGGATGATACCTGTCATAGCTGATAGGGCAGTACCTGAAAGGGTAACTGGACCAAGTTTAAGGATAGCTCCACCAAGTCCAAGCACCAACATAGCACTTGCGATGATAAGGTTGCGCATTTGACCGAAGTCAACACGTTCTTTGATCAAGACTTTCAAACCGTTACTTGCGATAACCCCGTAAAGAAGGATAGACATACCACCAAGTACAGCGTTTGGAATTGTTGAAATCAAGGCAGTAAATTTCCCAAGGAAGCTAAGGGCAATTGCGATAAAGGCAGCGTTACGGATAACTGAGACAGAAGCGATACGAGTCATACCGATAACCCCTGTATTTTCACCGTAAGTTGTATTTGCTGGTCCACCGAGGAAGGCAGAAACAGATGTTGCGATACCATCACCAAGAAGAGTACGGTGTAGACCTGGTTCCTTCAAGAATTGGCGTCCACAGATTTGACCTAAAACGGTGTGGTCTCCGATATGTTCAGAAATCGTTACGATTGCGATTGGTAAGATGGCAATTGTTTCAGGACCGAAGTAAAGGTTGTATTGTTTGAAGGCACCACCTGTATTGAATGGTAGGTAGAAACCAGGGATTTCAAACCAGTTAGCTTCAAGAACAGGAGTGAAGTCAACCAATCCAAGTGCTAGAGCAAAGAGGTAACCACCGATAATGGCAAATAGGAATGGGATAATTCGTAGGAAGCCTTTTCCTTTTGTATTGATAAAGGCAGCAATCAAGAAAGTAACAACGGCTACAAGAGCGTTTTTCCAGTTTCCGTCAGCTACAAGACCAGCGTTGGTAACAGCTGAACTAGCAAGTCCAAGACCGATAACGATGATCATAGGACCGATAATGATTGGAGGTAAGAGTTTGTCGATCCATTTTGTACCTGCAAAGCGAACACTTGCAGCAACAAGGACATAAACAAAACCAGTCAGGATAACCCCTGTCTGAGCAGCAGATACATCGCCCCCCATTTCTTTCATGGCAAGTGACATAGCTGTGATAAAGGCAAAAGAAGAACCCAGATAAACTGGAACTTTAAAGCCAGTAGAGATCATGTAAATGAGTGTTCCTACACCTGATGCAAAAAGGGCAACCGATACAGGCATTCCCAAGATCAAAGGTACCAAGATGGTTGCACCAAACATGGCAAATACGTGCTGGAAGCTAAGAAGAATTCCCTTTCCAGCTGAAGGACGTTGGTCAACGTCTAATAACAAATCAACAGTTGATTCCTGTTTCATATTAACCTCACTTTTGGGCATCAAAAAAGAGCCCATTATTTTATAGCAATAGGCTCCCAGAGTAAGACCTCTCTAAAACAAGACTCCTTTATCAAGTTTTAAAGAGTTTTATATAGATCTGCGCCTTCGTCACCTCACGGGATGACATTAAAAACCTTTGCTTAGGATAGTATAGCAGAAAAAAATGATTTTGTAAATCATTTTTTCCCAAGCTTTGAAATAAGAAAGCGAGGTATGATTTTGTAAATCATTTTTTCCCGAGCGTTGAAATAAGAAAGCGAGGTGTGAGTTTGCAGATTTTTAATCTTTCTAAAGCGGACGTTTGTTAGGCATGCCAGCCTTTCTTGGGTATTTATTTGGAGTTTCTTTTTTCTTCTCGACAATAGTAATGTAGCGAGGGTCTCCGTTAGGAAGTGTGTAGCTAAGATTATCTTCGACCTTGCTGAAGAGGAGGTTGAGGGCATTTTTAGCTTCAGTTAATTCCTCTGGTGCGCTGCTAGCCTTCAGTGCTAGCAATGTTCCTCCGACTTTCAGGTAGGGGATAGTCAACTCAGATAATATCTGCATACGGGCAACAGCACGAGCCGTAACAATATCAAACTGAGCACGGAAATTCTTATCTTGGGCAAAATCTTCGGCACGTCCATGATAGAAGTGAACATTTTCTAAACCTAGTTCTTGTGCTAATAGATTAAGAAAGTTGATTCGTTTATTGAGGGAATCAATAATAGTTACATCTAGCTGAGGATAGAGGATCTTCATCGGAAGGCTAGGAAAACCTGCTCCAGCACCGATGTCTAAGAGTTTAATAGGCTGGTTTTCAATCAATCCCTGTAAAATAGGAGCAATAGAATCATAGAAATGTTTGAGATAGACTTCTTCCTTTTCAGTAATAGCAGTCAGGTTGATTTTTTCGTTCCACTCGACTAAGAGTTCAAAATAACGCTCAAATTGAACTTTTTGCTGGTCAGAAAGAATAATATTTTGTTCAGCTAGCAAGTTATAAAATGTTTCTGGTTTCATAGTAGTTTCCTTCTTTAGTATCAT is a genomic window containing:
- a CDS encoding serine hydrolase domain-containing protein, giving the protein MKQKIIQKIKQQIEAGIYPGASFAYYQDGVWSDWYLGEANPEIGEQTREDLVYDLASVSKVVGVGTVLTFLWKEGKIELDNSIRDYLPEVDYPDITVRQLLTHATDLDPFIPNRDQLSEDQLRNAMYHLNRREKRAFLYSDVHFLLLGFLLENYFEKDLDQILQEKVLEPWGMKETQFGPVSRAVPTVRGQKAGVVHDPKARLLGKHAGSAGLFSTVHDLKIFLEHYLQDDFAEGLSQNFSDLSDKERSLAWNIEDEWLDHTGYTGTFIMWNRKKQEAAIFLSNRTYEKDERAQWILDRNQVMDLIRESD
- a CDS encoding CppA N-terminal domain-containing protein translates to MIVNQIKRMIPTLKVNNRNLNESFYIETLGMKPLLEESAFLSLGDQSGIEKLVLEESPSMRSRKVEGIKKLAKLLVKVEKPSEIEALLARMEEIPQLYKGAKGYAFELLSPEGDCILIHAEDNIKDLKKVEEEVTFSKDEELRYLTAFEISVEINLPDKTSSLLEKEEIENRLAFNQAQGSDLLVENNVTWDLSMLKFQVENLDLPVLRQRFEEAGYFIPKSEKFFLTKDTNNIELWFEAV
- a CDS encoding uracil-xanthine permease family protein translates to MKQESTVDLLLDVDQRPSAGKGILLSFQHVFAMFGATILVPLILGMPVSVALFASGVGTLIYMISTGFKVPVYLGSSFAFITAMSLAMKEMGGDVSAAQTGVILTGFVYVLVAASVRFAGTKWIDKLLPPIIIGPMIIVIGLGLASSAVTNAGLVADGNWKNALVAVVTFLIAAFINTKGKGFLRIIPFLFAIIGGYLFALALGLVDFTPVLEANWFEIPGFYLPFNTGGAFKQYNLYFGPETIAILPIAIVTISEHIGDHTVLGQICGRQFLKEPGLHRTLLGDGIATSVSAFLGGPANTTYGENTGVIGMTRIASVSVIRNAAFIAIALSFLGKFTALISTIPNAVLGGMSILLYGVIASNGLKVLIKERVDFGQMRNLIIASAMLVLGLGGAILKLGPVTLSGTALSAMTGIILNLILPYENKD
- the rsmG gene encoding 16S rRNA (guanine(527)-N(7))-methyltransferase RsmG — translated: MKPETFYNLLAEQNIILSDQQKVQFERYFELLVEWNEKINLTAITEKEEVYLKHFYDSIAPILQGLIENQPIKLLDIGAGAGFPSLPMKILYPQLDVTIIDSLNKRINFLNLLAQELGLENVHFYHGRAEDFAQDKNFRAQFDIVTARAVARMQILSELTIPYLKVGGTLLALKASSAPEELTEAKNALNLLFSKVEDNLSYTLPNGDPRYITIVEKKKETPNKYPRKAGMPNKRPL
- a CDS encoding DMT family transporter; translation: MSKALKGTLYTVIAGIAWGLSGTSGQYLMVHGISALVLTNIRLIIAGLLLILLAYTKSRDKFMAFLKDKSSLFSLLLFSLFGLFLNQLAYLSAIQETNAGTATVLQYVCPVGILAYTCIKDKVAPTLSEIISMFLAIGGTFLIATHGQLDQLSMTPAGLFWGLFSALTYALYIILPIKLIQKRGSILVIGVGMTISGILAVPFTGLIGASIPLSFDTILAFAGIILIGTVFAYTAFLKGASMIGPVKSSLLASIEPISAVFFAFMIMGDIFYPIDFIGMAMILLAVTIISLKDLMLEKKHHSV